One genomic region from Streptomyces sp. NBC_00457 encodes:
- a CDS encoding ABC transporter ATP-binding protein encodes MISTLLRVLGQEYAGPVRRTIALMTATALAEGLSYALLVPVLRALFGSTPEDARPWLAAFGTAVAVYAVLRYVSDRSGFRVGTTMLHGMYERLGEHLARLPIGWYQPGRTGEISVLASQGVLQAMSVIAHLLAPFISACATPLTIVAVMLAVNWQLGLAALAAVPLVAAVQLRTARATTATDAERVEREREATGRVIEYLQAQPVLRAGGRTGERFGLLDDSLKELRCASRRSTMSALPGVLGLAVTVQAVFTALLALGAYLALGGDIGAAETLAVLVLAARCADPLLSLAEMSGGIRAARAELTRLDDVLTTKPLPEPRAPREPSCHDVEFDAVTFRHGDRTVADGVALSVPEGRRLAVVGPSGAGKTTLLQLLARFYDVDAGAVRIGGVDVREMDTAALMARIAIVFQDVYLFDGTIEENVRLGRPDATDAEVRAAAAAARLDEVIERLPGGWSTDVGEGGALLSGGERQRVSIARALLKDAPIVLLDEVTSALDPVNEAAVHAGIEELMAGRTVVLVAHRMRTVRRADHVAFLDAGRVVEQGTHEELLRHADRYAAYWDLSRAAAARD; translated from the coding sequence ATGATCAGCACCCTGCTGCGTGTGCTCGGCCAGGAGTACGCCGGGCCGGTGCGCCGCACCATTGCCCTGATGACGGCGACCGCCCTCGCCGAGGGACTGTCGTACGCCCTGCTGGTGCCCGTGCTGCGCGCGCTCTTCGGCAGCACACCCGAGGACGCCCGGCCCTGGCTGGCCGCCTTCGGCACGGCGGTCGCGGTCTACGCGGTGCTGCGGTACGTCAGCGACCGCTCCGGTTTCCGCGTGGGTACGACGATGCTGCATGGCATGTACGAGCGTCTCGGCGAACACCTCGCCCGGTTGCCCATCGGCTGGTACCAACCCGGCCGCACCGGCGAGATATCCGTCCTCGCCAGCCAGGGCGTGTTGCAGGCGATGAGCGTGATCGCGCACCTCCTGGCGCCGTTCATCTCCGCCTGCGCGACGCCGCTGACGATCGTCGCCGTGATGCTCGCCGTCAACTGGCAGTTGGGGCTTGCCGCCCTCGCCGCTGTGCCGTTGGTAGCCGCGGTCCAGCTGCGTACGGCCCGCGCGACGACGGCGACCGACGCGGAACGCGTGGAACGCGAGCGCGAGGCCACCGGCCGCGTCATCGAGTACCTCCAGGCCCAGCCGGTGCTGCGCGCCGGCGGCCGCACCGGCGAGCGATTCGGTCTGCTGGACGACTCCCTGAAGGAACTGCGCTGCGCCTCGCGTCGCTCCACCATGTCGGCGCTGCCAGGTGTGCTGGGTCTTGCGGTCACCGTGCAGGCGGTGTTCACCGCGCTGCTCGCGCTCGGCGCCTACCTCGCCCTCGGCGGGGACATAGGTGCGGCCGAGACACTGGCAGTCCTGGTGCTCGCCGCCCGCTGCGCCGACCCGCTGCTGTCCCTCGCCGAGATGAGTGGCGGCATCCGAGCCGCCCGCGCCGAACTCACCCGCCTCGACGACGTCCTCACCACCAAGCCGCTGCCGGAGCCCCGCGCGCCGCGCGAACCGTCCTGCCACGACGTCGAGTTCGACGCGGTCACCTTCCGGCACGGGGACCGGACGGTCGCCGACGGGGTGGCGCTGTCCGTACCCGAGGGCCGGCGGCTCGCCGTCGTCGGGCCGTCGGGCGCGGGCAAGACGACGCTGCTGCAGCTGCTCGCCCGCTTCTACGACGTCGACGCGGGCGCGGTGCGGATCGGCGGCGTGGACGTACGGGAGATGGACACGGCGGCGCTGATGGCGCGGATCGCCATCGTCTTCCAGGACGTCTACCTCTTCGACGGCACGATCGAGGAGAACGTGCGCCTCGGCCGCCCGGACGCCACCGACGCCGAGGTACGGGCCGCGGCGGCCGCGGCCCGTCTCGACGAGGTGATCGAGCGGCTGCCCGGCGGCTGGTCGACGGACGTGGGCGAGGGCGGGGCCCTGCTGTCGGGCGGCGAGCGGCAGCGCGTCTCCATCGCCCGCGCACTGCTGAAGGACGCGCCGATCGTGCTGCTCGACGAGGTCACTTCGGCCCTGGACCCGGTGAACGAGGCGGCCGTGCACGCCGGCATCGAGGAGCTGATGGCGGGCCGGACCGTGGTGCTGGTGGCGCACCGCATGAGAACCGTGCGCCGGGCCGACCACGTCGCCTTCCTGGACGCCGGGCGGGTGGTCGAACAGGGCACCCACGAGGAGCTGCTGCGGCACGCCGACCGGTACGCCGCGTACTGGGACCTGTCCCGGGCAGCGGCGGCGCGGGACTGA
- a CDS encoding FBP domain-containing protein → MKPLTEHDIRTSFVNCSKGEAKRLPLPKNLADLDHWDDLDFLGWFDLSAPDRRYLVVERADELVGLSLRSASGNRGFLRRSLCSLCLTTHPGSGVSLMTAPKAGPAGREGNSVGLYICSDLDCSLYVRGRKKAAPGGRMEESLTVEQQIERLRDNLDAFVERLFH, encoded by the coding sequence ATGAAACCCCTGACCGAGCACGACATCCGTACCTCGTTCGTCAACTGCTCGAAGGGCGAGGCCAAACGCCTCCCCCTGCCCAAGAACCTGGCGGACCTCGACCACTGGGACGACCTGGACTTCCTGGGCTGGTTCGATCTGTCCGCGCCCGATCGCAGGTATCTCGTCGTCGAACGCGCCGATGAACTCGTCGGCCTGTCCCTCCGCTCCGCTTCCGGCAACCGCGGCTTCCTGCGCCGCAGCCTGTGCTCCCTGTGCCTGACCACGCATCCCGGCAGCGGCGTCTCCCTCATGACCGCCCCCAAGGCAGGCCCGGCCGGCCGCGAAGGCAACTCGGTGGGCCTCTACATCTGCTCCGACCTGGACTGCTCGTTGTACGTACGCGGCAGGAAGAAGGCAGCACCGGGCGGGCGCATGGAGGAGTCCCTCACCGTCGAGCAGCAGATCGAGCGCCTGCGCGACAACCTCGACGCGTTCGTGGAGCGGCTCTTCCACTGA
- a CDS encoding helix-turn-helix domain-containing protein produces MNHSTWRTRRARQLAGEAVEYDQEYVDARLAGDLGQAVYDRRLELGLSQAELAERAGMTQPQVSRMEGSDTVPTLPLLRRLAKALDGTLNLAIDEGDSRVTFTPHAA; encoded by the coding sequence ATGAATCACAGCACGTGGAGGACGCGCCGGGCCCGGCAGCTGGCGGGTGAGGCGGTGGAGTACGACCAGGAGTACGTCGACGCACGGCTGGCTGGCGACCTTGGTCAGGCGGTCTACGACCGTCGGCTCGAGCTCGGTCTGTCCCAGGCCGAACTGGCCGAGCGGGCCGGGATGACGCAGCCTCAGGTGTCCCGGATGGAGGGTAGCGACACCGTGCCCACTCTCCCGCTGCTACGACGCCTGGCCAAGGCACTGGACGGCACCCTGAACCTGGCCATCGACGAGGGTGACTCCCGCGTCACCTTCACCCCGCACGCCGCTTGA